From a region of the Microbacterium sp. nov. GSS16 genome:
- the pdxT gene encoding pyridoxal 5'-phosphate synthase glutaminase subunit PdxT has translation MPRVGVLALQGDVREHAAVLERLGADVVRVRRPAEFASVDGLVIPGGESSVIDKLARMFGLADPIRTAIREGMPVFGTCAGLILLADRLVDAIDGQQTFGGLDVTVRRNAFGRQVDSFEGPVRVPALGVEPVHAAFIRGPVVETVEPDATVLASLDDGTVVAVEQGNLLGISFHPEISGETRFHERFLNRVAARA, from the coding sequence ATGCCTCGCGTCGGGGTGCTCGCACTGCAGGGCGACGTGCGCGAGCACGCCGCCGTGCTCGAGCGCCTCGGCGCGGACGTGGTGCGGGTGCGCCGACCCGCGGAGTTCGCCTCCGTCGACGGCCTCGTGATCCCCGGCGGCGAGTCCAGCGTCATCGACAAGCTCGCCCGCATGTTCGGCCTCGCCGACCCGATCCGTACGGCGATCCGCGAGGGCATGCCGGTGTTCGGCACCTGCGCGGGACTGATCCTGCTGGCTGATCGACTGGTCGATGCGATCGACGGACAGCAGACCTTCGGCGGCCTCGATGTGACGGTGCGGCGCAACGCCTTCGGGCGGCAGGTCGACTCGTTCGAGGGACCGGTCCGAGTGCCGGCGCTGGGGGTCGAGCCGGTGCACGCGGCGTTCATCCGCGGGCCGGTCGTCGAGACGGTGGAACCGGATGCCACCGTGCTGGCGTCACTCGACGACGGCACCGTCGTCGCCGTCGAGCAGGGGAACCTGCTCGGAATCAGCTTCCACCCCGAGATCTCGGGCGAGACGCGATTTCACGAGCGCTTCCTGAACCGCGTCGCGGCGCGGGCCTGA
- a CDS encoding DUF402 domain-containing protein: protein MRLPLGSTSVSASGGTVELVGRRGLAWTMLADRACSLDDAIGLLEHPLHDGAHADDALLSAVPSAGKTAPRFTPGQIILWRYGRTIEAARVVRDDPRGLVTWIPTGSARLDPVPVAGEHVRDVPLEERFRSPWRIRESAWTGPGLLRAAPTGRPWSVWFFRTPDGAPAGTYINLELPHRRLGGDVAQVFTRDLVLDLWVDAEHPGAEDVWLKDADELAANVAQGRFTSAQADAVRRIADLAAEELLEAEGSWPLGEDWTGWTADQAMDEPVALPESGIIAAHRRRSGDTSLAV, encoded by the coding sequence ATGAGACTGCCGCTCGGAAGCACCAGCGTCAGCGCGAGCGGCGGCACGGTCGAACTCGTCGGCCGCAGGGGGCTCGCCTGGACGATGCTCGCCGATCGAGCGTGCTCCCTCGACGACGCGATCGGGCTTCTCGAGCATCCGCTGCACGACGGAGCGCACGCGGATGACGCTCTGCTGTCTGCTGTGCCGTCCGCCGGCAAGACCGCCCCGCGCTTCACACCCGGCCAGATCATTCTGTGGAGATACGGTCGCACCATCGAGGCGGCCCGTGTCGTGCGGGACGATCCGCGTGGTCTGGTCACGTGGATCCCGACCGGATCGGCGCGCCTCGATCCGGTGCCCGTCGCGGGGGAGCACGTGAGAGACGTGCCGCTCGAGGAGCGGTTCCGCTCGCCGTGGCGGATCCGGGAGTCGGCGTGGACGGGACCCGGGCTGCTGCGCGCAGCCCCGACCGGACGGCCGTGGTCGGTGTGGTTCTTCCGCACCCCCGATGGGGCGCCCGCCGGCACCTACATCAACCTCGAGCTGCCGCACCGACGGCTCGGGGGCGATGTTGCGCAGGTGTTCACGCGCGACCTCGTGCTCGACCTCTGGGTGGATGCCGAGCATCCGGGAGCCGAGGACGTCTGGCTGAAGGATGCCGACGAACTCGCCGCGAACGTCGCGCAGGGGAGGTTCACCTCAGCACAGGCCGATGCGGTGCGCCGGATCGCCGATCTGGCTGCGGAGGAGCTGCTGGAAGCGGAAGGATCGTGGCCGCTCGGCGAGGACTGGACGGGATGGACGGCGGATCAGGCGATGGATGAGCCGGTCGCCCTGCCCGAATCCGGCATCATCGCGGCGCACCGGCGTCGGTCGGGCGACACGAGCCTCGCGGTCTGA
- a CDS encoding YebC/PmpR family DNA-binding transcriptional regulator: MSGHSKWATTKHKKAVIDARRAKSWAKLIKNIEVAAKLGGADQAGNPTLFDAVLKAKKMSVPKDNIDRAVKRGAGIGGEAVEYTSIMYEGYGPNGVALMIECLTDNKNRAAAEVRTALTRNGGTLADPGSVAYNFTRKGVIVVGGEGTTEDDVMMAALEAGAEEVEPHADGFQVIAEATDLVAVRTGLQDAGIDYDSADVEFVPNLKVEIDADTARKVFRLIDALEDSDDVQNVFANFDLTPEVQAELENDDEE; the protein is encoded by the coding sequence ATGTCCGGGCATTCCAAGTGGGCCACGACCAAGCACAAGAAGGCCGTCATCGACGCCCGTCGCGCCAAGTCGTGGGCGAAGCTCATCAAGAACATCGAGGTCGCCGCGAAGCTCGGCGGAGCCGACCAGGCGGGCAACCCGACGCTCTTCGACGCCGTGCTCAAGGCGAAGAAGATGTCGGTCCCGAAAGACAACATCGACCGCGCGGTCAAGCGCGGCGCCGGCATCGGCGGTGAGGCTGTCGAGTACACCTCGATCATGTACGAGGGCTACGGACCCAACGGCGTCGCCCTGATGATCGAGTGTCTGACCGACAACAAGAACCGTGCTGCCGCCGAGGTGCGCACGGCTCTCACGCGCAACGGAGGAACGCTCGCCGATCCCGGATCGGTCGCCTACAACTTCACCCGCAAGGGCGTCATCGTGGTAGGCGGAGAGGGCACCACCGAGGACGACGTCATGATGGCGGCGCTCGAGGCGGGTGCTGAGGAGGTCGAGCCGCACGCCGATGGCTTCCAGGTGATCGCCGAGGCGACCGACCTGGTGGCGGTGCGCACCGGTCTGCAGGATGCGGGCATCGACTACGACTCCGCTGACGTCGAGTTCGTTCCCAACCTCAAGGTCGAGATCGATGCAGACACGGCGCGCAAGGTGTTCCGCCTCATCGACGCGCTCGAAGACAGCGATGACGTGCAGAACGTGTTCGCGAACTTCGACCTGACCCCCGAGGTGCAGGCGGAGCTCGAGAACGACGACGAGGAGTAA
- the ruvC gene encoding crossover junction endodeoxyribonuclease RuvC, which translates to MSSLRVLGIDPGLTRCGIGIVDVDRSRRASLVHVGVVRTPVDADLSTRLAAVAAGIRAVIDEHRPAAVAVERVFAQHNVQTVMATAQASGVALLIAAEAGLPAATHTPSEVKAAVTGYGSADKRQVQSMIARILRLDAPPQPADAADALAIALCHAWRGGAAVAAAGAGLTPAQQAWADAERGTRGRSMPPRTRVGRTDVRPAR; encoded by the coding sequence GTGAGCTCTCTGCGCGTCCTCGGCATCGATCCCGGCCTGACCAGGTGCGGCATCGGGATCGTCGACGTAGACCGATCGCGCCGCGCGTCGCTCGTGCACGTCGGGGTGGTGCGCACTCCCGTCGACGCCGATCTGTCGACGCGGCTGGCCGCCGTGGCCGCAGGCATCCGCGCTGTCATCGACGAGCACCGGCCCGCAGCGGTAGCCGTCGAGCGGGTCTTCGCCCAGCACAACGTCCAGACGGTGATGGCCACGGCCCAGGCATCCGGCGTCGCCCTGCTCATCGCCGCGGAGGCGGGTCTGCCCGCCGCGACTCACACCCCCAGCGAGGTGAAGGCCGCGGTCACCGGCTACGGCTCGGCCGACAAGCGCCAGGTGCAGTCGATGATCGCCCGCATCCTGCGGCTGGATGCCCCGCCGCAGCCGGCCGATGCCGCTGACGCCCTCGCCATCGCCCTGTGTCATGCATGGCGCGGGGGCGCCGCGGTGGCGGCTGCCGGCGCAGGGCTCACTCCCGCGCAGCAGGCGTGGGCCGACGCCGAGCGCGGCACCCGCGGACGCTCGATGCCGCCGCGTACCCGTGTCGGTCGAACGGATGTACGACCTGCTCGATAG
- the ruvA gene encoding Holliday junction branch migration protein RuvA, whose amino-acid sequence MISSLRGTVLHAESTHVVIETGGVGFSVFVPADVAHTAVIGDQLQLHTSLIVREDALTLFGFSDRDELEIFGQLLSVTGVGPKSALGVLSHLTVDQIAEAVTAEDDAPFRRVSGIGPKTAKLIVVQLAGKVQPRVASAPASAPATATVEQVAAALVGLGWSEKVAAEAAALSAEDATDAERESVPALLRRTLAAMGPGAKRG is encoded by the coding sequence ATGATCTCGTCTCTGCGCGGCACCGTGCTGCATGCCGAATCGACCCATGTCGTCATCGAGACGGGCGGAGTCGGTTTCTCGGTATTCGTGCCTGCGGACGTGGCGCACACCGCGGTGATCGGGGATCAGCTTCAGCTGCACACCAGCCTGATCGTGCGCGAAGACGCACTGACCCTCTTCGGCTTCAGCGACCGCGACGAGCTCGAGATCTTCGGTCAGCTGCTCAGCGTCACCGGCGTCGGGCCGAAGTCTGCGCTGGGCGTGCTGTCCCACCTCACCGTCGACCAGATCGCCGAGGCCGTGACTGCTGAAGACGACGCCCCGTTCCGGCGGGTCTCGGGCATCGGGCCCAAGACCGCGAAGCTCATCGTCGTGCAGCTGGCCGGCAAGGTCCAGCCGCGCGTGGCATCGGCCCCCGCCAGCGCACCCGCGACCGCCACCGTCGAGCAGGTCGCCGCGGCACTGGTCGGACTGGGCTGGTCGGAGAAGGTCGCCGCCGAAGCCGCCGCACTGTCGGCGGAGGATGCCACCGACGCGGAGCGCGAGTCGGTTCCGGCGCTGCTGCGTCGCACGCTCGCCGCCATGGGCCCTGGGGCCAAGCGTGGCTGA
- the ruvB gene encoding Holliday junction branch migration DNA helicase RuvB, with protein sequence MADDARDAGEALDDTELAIEGALRPSSLDEFVGQPKVRGQLQLLLEAARIQERPADHILLAGPPGLGKTTLAMIVAHESGRPLRLSSGPAIQHAGDLAALLSSLTPGEVLFIDEIHRMARSAEEMLYLAMEDFRIDIMVGKGAGATSIPLELAPFTLVGATTRSGLLPNPLRDRFGFTGHLEFYDDDDLERVIARSASVLGVGLPDDSLSEIARRSRGTPRIANRLLRRVRDYALVHGGGSAASISDVRAALDLYDVDAIGLDRLDRAVLDALVRRFRGGPVGLSTLAVAVGEEAETVESVVEPYLVRIGFLGRTPRGRIAMPEAYRHLGISHPDGVALFDDL encoded by the coding sequence GTGGCTGACGACGCGCGCGATGCCGGCGAGGCGCTCGACGACACGGAGCTCGCGATCGAGGGCGCGCTGCGTCCGAGCAGCCTCGACGAGTTCGTCGGGCAGCCGAAGGTGCGCGGTCAGCTGCAGCTGCTGCTCGAAGCCGCGCGGATCCAGGAGCGCCCGGCCGACCACATCCTGCTCGCGGGCCCACCGGGGCTCGGCAAGACAACCCTCGCGATGATCGTGGCCCACGAGAGCGGCCGCCCGCTGCGCCTGTCGAGCGGGCCGGCGATCCAGCACGCCGGCGACCTCGCAGCCCTGCTGTCGAGTCTCACGCCGGGCGAGGTGCTGTTCATCGACGAGATCCACCGCATGGCGCGCTCCGCGGAGGAGATGCTGTACCTGGCGATGGAGGATTTCCGCATCGACATCATGGTCGGCAAGGGCGCCGGCGCCACCAGCATCCCTCTCGAACTCGCCCCCTTCACCCTCGTCGGGGCCACGACCCGCTCTGGTCTGCTGCCCAATCCGCTGCGCGACCGCTTCGGCTTCACCGGGCATCTGGAGTTCTACGACGACGACGATCTGGAGCGCGTGATCGCTCGTTCGGCTAGTGTGCTCGGGGTGGGGCTGCCCGACGACTCGCTCAGCGAGATCGCGCGACGATCCCGCGGAACGCCCCGCATCGCGAACCGGCTGCTGCGTCGCGTGCGCGACTACGCGCTGGTGCACGGCGGCGGTTCCGCGGCATCCATCTCCGACGTGCGGGCGGCCCTCGACCTGTACGACGTCGATGCCATCGGCCTCGACCGGCTCGACCGCGCCGTGCTCGACGCGCTGGTGCGCCGTTTCCGCGGCGGACCGGTGGGCCTGAGCACTCTCGCCGTCGCGGTCGGCGAGGAGGCGGAGACCGTCGAGAGCGTCGTCGAGCCATACCTGGTGCGCATCGGATTCCTCGGTCGCACACCGCGCGGACGCATCGCGATGCCGGAGGCGTACCGGCATCTCGGCATCAGCCACCCCGACGGCGTGGCATTGTTCGATGACCTATAA
- a CDS encoding preprotein translocase subunit YajC: MEIILFGLLGVMLVFMFVNTRKRQKQMKEQQEEKATKTVPGVKVLLQGGLYGTVVSYDPVDLDKPAQIEIAPGVVIEVHSQAILRLVEETPEGDVVVDAPDSDVIVDAPATDVDAAPARERTDDIESIKVETPEETKARLERNDEN; the protein is encoded by the coding sequence ATGGAAATCATCCTCTTCGGTCTTCTCGGCGTGATGCTCGTGTTCATGTTCGTGAACACCCGCAAGCGCCAGAAGCAGATGAAGGAGCAGCAGGAGGAGAAGGCCACCAAGACGGTTCCCGGCGTCAAGGTGCTGCTGCAGGGCGGCCTGTACGGCACCGTCGTCTCGTACGACCCGGTCGACCTCGACAAGCCGGCTCAGATCGAGATCGCGCCCGGCGTGGTCATCGAGGTGCACAGCCAGGCCATCCTCCGCCTCGTCGAGGAGACGCCCGAGGGCGACGTGGTCGTCGATGCTCCGGACAGCGACGTCATCGTCGACGCGCCCGCGACGGACGTCGACGCGGCGCCCGCCCGGGAGCGCACCGACGACATCGAGTCGATCAAGGTCGAGACCCCGGAAGAGACCAAGGCGCGCCTCGAGCGCAACGACGAGAACTGA
- the secD gene encoding protein translocase subunit SecD, with amino-acid sequence MASSSPTRHAWRVLLGLLIVTAVLFGINALGVYVFKTDAGEPASSWAPELALDLQGGTQIILGAESPDGAAPTEDQLNQAAAIIRQRVDASGVAEADITTEGGRNIVVQIPGAADQATRDRIQASAKLELRPVILATDPATSFVGEDGQETPYPTPDDSVNATPTAEPTDASDPNWATDRRMAELRAYDCSAEVASNAPEDEPLIACEENGSAKYLLGPVELDGTVIDDASAGREQQSGRWTVNLVFDAKGTEIFGKVSQRLNANRLAQQSPRDKFAFVLDGKVLSAPTMQAVILNGKPSISGNFTQESAKALADQLRYGALPLSFTVESSDTISATLGSQQLEIGLITGLIGLGLVALYSLITYRALGWVIMASIGVMGVLTYIVIAILAWRMGFRLSLAGVAGLIVSIGFTADSFIVYFERIRDELRDGKSIVAAVEDGWGRAKRTIYISKSINVLAAVVLYVLADATVKGFAFTLGLTTLIDVFIFVIFTHPVMQLLARTRFFGGGHKLSGLDPDALGAVYRGRAQFRDVRTGSSGRAARNKGARGEAERRQTIAERKRAEALAGSKDAGKDSDA; translated from the coding sequence GTGGCATCATCATCCCCGACTCGCCACGCGTGGCGGGTCCTCCTCGGCCTGCTCATCGTCACGGCGGTGCTGTTCGGCATCAACGCGCTCGGCGTGTACGTCTTCAAGACGGATGCCGGTGAGCCGGCGAGCTCCTGGGCTCCTGAGCTCGCACTCGACCTGCAGGGTGGCACGCAGATCATCCTCGGCGCCGAGTCGCCCGATGGTGCCGCCCCCACCGAGGACCAGCTCAACCAGGCCGCTGCGATCATCCGCCAGCGCGTCGACGCGTCCGGCGTGGCCGAGGCGGACATCACGACCGAGGGCGGCCGCAACATCGTCGTCCAGATCCCCGGCGCCGCCGACCAGGCGACGCGCGATCGGATCCAGGCCAGCGCGAAGCTCGAGCTGCGTCCGGTGATCCTCGCCACCGACCCCGCGACGTCGTTCGTCGGCGAGGACGGGCAGGAGACGCCCTACCCGACGCCGGACGACTCGGTGAACGCGACTCCTACCGCGGAGCCGACCGATGCTTCCGACCCGAACTGGGCGACCGACCGGCGAATGGCTGAGCTGCGGGCATACGACTGCTCTGCCGAAGTCGCCTCCAACGCCCCCGAGGACGAGCCGCTGATCGCCTGCGAGGAGAACGGCAGCGCCAAGTACCTTCTCGGACCCGTCGAGCTCGACGGCACGGTCATCGACGACGCCTCCGCCGGCCGCGAGCAGCAGAGCGGTCGCTGGACGGTCAACCTGGTCTTCGATGCCAAGGGCACCGAGATCTTCGGCAAGGTCAGCCAGCGACTGAACGCCAACCGTCTCGCGCAGCAGTCGCCGCGCGACAAGTTCGCGTTCGTGCTCGACGGCAAGGTGCTCTCCGCGCCCACCATGCAGGCGGTCATCCTCAACGGCAAGCCGAGCATCTCCGGCAACTTCACGCAGGAGAGCGCGAAGGCCCTCGCCGACCAGCTGCGCTACGGAGCGCTGCCGCTGAGCTTCACCGTCGAGAGCTCCGACACCATCTCGGCCACCCTCGGTTCGCAGCAGCTCGAGATCGGCCTGATCACCGGCCTCATCGGCCTTGGGCTCGTGGCGCTCTACTCGCTGATCACCTATCGCGCTCTCGGCTGGGTGATCATGGCATCCATCGGCGTGATGGGCGTTCTGACCTACATCGTCATCGCCATCCTCGCCTGGCGGATGGGCTTCCGGCTCTCGCTCGCGGGAGTCGCGGGTCTGATCGTGTCGATCGGATTCACTGCGGACTCGTTCATCGTGTACTTCGAGCGCATCCGCGACGAGCTGCGAGACGGAAAGTCGATCGTCGCCGCCGTCGAAGACGGCTGGGGACGAGCGAAGCGCACGATCTACATCTCGAAGTCCATCAACGTCCTCGCCGCCGTCGTGCTGTACGTGCTGGCCGACGCGACGGTGAAGGGCTTCGCGTTCACCCTGGGGCTCACGACGCTCATCGACGTGTTCATCTTCGTGATCTTCACCCACCCGGTCATGCAGCTGCTCGCGCGGACCCGCTTCTTCGGCGGCGGGCACAAGCTGTCGGGTCTCGACCCGGACGCCCTCGGCGCGGTCTACCGCGGTCGCGCGCAGTTCCGTGACGTGCGCACCGGCTCGTCGGGGCGCGCCGCACGCAACAAGGGCGCACGCGGCGAGGCCGAGAGACGGCAGACCATCGCCGAGCGCAAGCGCGCTGAGGCTCTCGCGGGATCCAAGGATGCCGGAAAGGACTCCGACGCCTGA
- the secF gene encoding protein translocase subunit SecF, with amino-acid sequence MFSMNEFGNNLYSGKTSFPFVGKRRLWFVIAILLVVGSALVPLVRPVQFSIEFTGGSQFVVSAPASTDQALATDAVRSVVPNAAAKVVTVNNRDVRVQTDQMTPNETQEVKAALADAYDVQADEITDSFIGPAWGENVTRQSLWGLAIFLALTFLILAIYFRTWKMSAAAIIGLLDVLLITVGVYALAGFEISPAAVIGFLTILAYSLYDTTVVFDKIRENTTEDVNQTTRTFGESVNLAVNQTLIRSINTSVVAALPVGAILFIGSLWFGAETLTDISLSIFVGIIVATYSTLFVAAPLYSLFREKEPEIITHDAKVHEARERAVATV; translated from the coding sequence ATGTTCTCCATGAATGAGTTCGGCAACAACCTGTACTCGGGCAAGACCTCGTTCCCGTTCGTCGGGAAGCGGCGCCTGTGGTTCGTCATCGCGATCCTGCTGGTCGTCGGCTCGGCCCTCGTGCCGCTCGTGCGCCCCGTGCAGTTCTCGATCGAGTTCACCGGCGGATCGCAGTTCGTCGTGTCGGCGCCTGCGTCGACCGATCAGGCGCTTGCTACCGATGCCGTGCGCTCGGTCGTCCCGAACGCGGCCGCCAAGGTCGTCACGGTCAACAACCGCGACGTGCGCGTGCAGACCGACCAGATGACGCCGAACGAGACTCAGGAGGTCAAGGCGGCGCTCGCTGATGCGTACGACGTGCAGGCCGACGAGATCACCGACTCGTTCATCGGACCGGCCTGGGGCGAGAACGTCACCCGTCAGTCGCTGTGGGGCCTTGCGATCTTCCTCGCCCTGACCTTCCTCATCCTCGCGATCTACTTCCGCACCTGGAAGATGTCGGCGGCCGCCATCATCGGTCTGCTCGACGTGCTGCTCATCACCGTGGGCGTGTACGCCCTCGCCGGGTTCGAGATCTCGCCTGCGGCGGTGATCGGCTTCCTCACGATCCTCGCGTACTCGCTGTACGACACCACGGTCGTGTTCGACAAGATCCGCGAGAACACGACGGAAGACGTCAACCAGACGACGCGCACGTTCGGGGAGTCCGTGAACCTGGCGGTGAACCAGACGCTGATCCGCTCGATCAACACCTCGGTCGTCGCCGCTCTGCCGGTCGGTGCGATCCTGTTCATCGGCTCGCTGTGGTTCGGCGCCGAGACCCTCACCGACATCTCGCTGTCGATCTTCGTCGGCATCATCGTGGCCACCTACTCGACGCTCTTCGTCGCTGCGCCCCTCTACTCGCTGTTCCGCGAGAAGGAGCCCGAGATCATCACGCACGATGCCAAGGTGCACGAGGCGCGCGAGCGCGCCGTCGCCACGGTGTGA
- a CDS encoding RelA/SpoT family protein, which translates to MADPQATTQVSSLRRLVPRIFSRAPRVNDLDNLIRTVRANHPRGDLPVIERAYRVAKEKHEGQFRQSGEPYITHPLAVAQILAELGLGPRAIAAALLHDTVEDTGYALTELTAEFGDEVAMLVDGVTKLDKVKYGESAQAETVRKMIVAMSKDIRVLLIKLADRLHNARTWGFVPPEKSARKAKETLEIYAPLAHRLGIQTIKSELEDLSFAVLHPKIYAEINSLIAQRTPQREKYLQSVVESINEDLRELRIRGKVVGRPKQLYSVYQKMVVRGREFDDIYDLIGIRVLVSSVRDCYAVLGAIHARWTPLPGRFKDYIATPKFNLYQSLHTTVIGPSGRTVEIQIRTHEMHQQAEFGVAAHWMYKERMNGGKVDARAADADMAWLAHISDWQAETADPSEFLDSLRFEIGAKEVYVFTPKGRVIGLPTGATTVDFAYAVHTEIGHRTMGAKVNGRLVPLETELKSGDVVEVFTSKNPDAGPSQDWLSFVKSTRARNKIRGWFTKERREEAIEQGKESIARAMRKQNLPLQRLMNQESFAEVARQLRYEDVSGLYAAVGEGHVSTQSVLEKVTALVAADEDTSTGAIELPGRAAAREPRTSDSGVLVRGASDILVKLARCCTPVPGDPIVGFVTRGSGVSVHRQDCVNVKALGSDPERFIDVEWAPTTKSVFRVQIQVEALDRSGLLSDVTRVLSEHHVNILSATVSTTDERLALSRFVFEMGDSVHLDRVLNAVRRIDAVYDVYRVTTS; encoded by the coding sequence ATGGCGGATCCTCAGGCGACTACGCAGGTGTCGAGCCTGCGCCGGCTGGTGCCGCGCATCTTCTCGCGAGCCCCCAGGGTCAACGACCTCGACAACCTCATCCGCACCGTCCGCGCGAACCATCCGCGCGGCGACCTGCCCGTCATCGAGCGTGCCTACCGGGTCGCCAAGGAGAAGCACGAGGGCCAGTTCCGCCAGAGCGGCGAGCCGTACATCACGCATCCGCTCGCCGTGGCGCAGATCCTGGCCGAGCTCGGCCTCGGTCCGCGCGCCATCGCCGCGGCCCTGCTGCACGACACGGTCGAGGACACCGGCTATGCGCTCACCGAGCTGACGGCAGAGTTCGGCGACGAGGTCGCCATGCTGGTCGACGGCGTCACCAAGCTCGACAAGGTCAAGTACGGCGAGAGCGCGCAGGCCGAGACCGTCCGCAAGATGATCGTGGCGATGTCGAAAGACATCCGTGTGCTGCTGATCAAGCTCGCCGACCGGCTGCACAACGCGCGCACCTGGGGCTTCGTGCCTCCCGAGAAGTCGGCGCGCAAGGCCAAGGAGACGCTCGAGATCTACGCGCCGCTCGCGCACCGGCTCGGCATCCAGACCATCAAGTCCGAACTCGAGGATCTCTCGTTCGCGGTGCTGCACCCGAAGATCTACGCCGAGATCAACAGCCTCATCGCGCAGCGCACCCCGCAGCGCGAGAAGTACCTGCAGAGCGTCGTCGAGTCGATCAACGAGGACCTTCGCGAACTGCGCATCCGCGGCAAGGTGGTCGGCCGCCCCAAGCAGCTGTACTCGGTGTACCAGAAGATGGTCGTGCGGGGCCGCGAGTTCGACGACATCTACGACCTGATCGGCATCCGCGTGCTGGTGAGCTCGGTGCGCGACTGCTACGCGGTGCTCGGAGCGATCCACGCAAGGTGGACACCGCTGCCCGGCCGGTTCAAGGACTACATCGCGACACCGAAGTTCAACCTGTACCAGTCGCTGCACACGACCGTCATCGGCCCGTCCGGCCGCACGGTGGAGATCCAGATCCGCACGCACGAGATGCACCAGCAGGCCGAGTTCGGCGTCGCGGCGCACTGGATGTACAAGGAGCGGATGAACGGCGGCAAGGTGGATGCCCGCGCCGCCGACGCCGACATGGCCTGGCTCGCGCACATCTCCGACTGGCAGGCCGAGACGGCCGACCCCAGCGAATTCCTCGACTCGCTGCGCTTCGAGATCGGCGCGAAGGAGGTCTACGTCTTCACCCCGAAGGGGCGCGTCATCGGGCTGCCCACCGGGGCGACGACCGTCGACTTCGCCTACGCGGTGCACACCGAGATCGGGCACCGCACGATGGGCGCCAAGGTCAACGGACGGCTCGTGCCGCTGGAGACCGAGCTGAAGAGCGGCGACGTCGTCGAGGTCTTCACCTCGAAGAACCCCGATGCCGGCCCGAGCCAGGACTGGCTGAGCTTCGTCAAGAGCACTCGCGCGCGCAACAAGATCCGGGGATGGTTCACGAAGGAGCGCCGCGAAGAGGCGATCGAGCAGGGCAAGGAGTCGATCGCCAGGGCGATGCGCAAGCAGAACCTGCCCCTGCAGCGGCTCATGAACCAGGAGTCGTTCGCCGAGGTCGCCCGGCAGCTGCGCTACGAGGACGTCTCCGGCCTGTACGCCGCGGTAGGCGAAGGGCATGTCTCCACGCAGTCGGTGCTCGAGAAGGTCACCGCTCTCGTCGCAGCCGATGAGGACACCAGCACGGGCGCCATCGAGCTGCCCGGTCGCGCCGCAGCGCGCGAGCCGCGCACGAGCGACTCCGGCGTGCTGGTGCGCGGCGCGTCGGACATCCTCGTCAAGCTGGCACGCTGCTGCACGCCGGTTCCGGGCGATCCCATCGTCGGGTTCGTCACCCGCGGCAGCGGCGTCTCGGTGCACCGGCAGGACTGCGTCAACGTCAAGGCCCTCGGATCGGACCCCGAGCGCTTCATCGACGTCGAATGGGCGCCGACGACCAAGAGCGTGTTCCGCGTGCAGATCCAGGTCGAGGCGCTCGACCGCTCGGGACTGCTCTCGGACGTGACGCGCGTGCTCAGCGAGCACCACGTGAACATCCTCTCGGCGACCGTCTCGACCACAGACGAGCGTCTCGCGCTCAGCAGATTCGTCTTCGAGATGGGCGACTCGGTGCACCTGGACCGCGTGCTCAACGCGGTGCGACGCATCGACGCGGTCTACGACGTGTACCGCGTCACGACATCCTGA
- a CDS encoding SAM-dependent methyltransferase, with translation MHRALFYRPGDRLTLPELSAARLDGDVVEVGEGYMPADTIEGAGARALSLSPLVPTGTAVSGASAAWVHGAGDAPPRVHHLSRISASRQRVSPSTRVVHHERRLAADEVEVVGGVWVQTPEAAAVALLFSSARSPEDECWLHALVRLRPGLADAVRERVLPLGRRPGAAHARRMLESWRVRMS, from the coding sequence GTGCATCGCGCTTTGTTCTACCGTCCGGGTGATCGGCTGACCCTGCCTGAGCTGAGCGCCGCACGACTCGATGGCGATGTCGTCGAGGTCGGCGAGGGGTACATGCCTGCGGACACGATCGAGGGGGCCGGCGCGCGGGCACTGAGTCTGTCGCCCCTCGTCCCCACGGGAACCGCGGTGAGCGGAGCGAGCGCGGCCTGGGTGCACGGAGCCGGCGACGCTCCCCCGCGCGTGCATCACCTGTCGCGGATCAGTGCCAGCCGTCAGCGCGTGAGTCCGTCGACACGCGTGGTGCACCACGAGAGACGTCTGGCCGCCGATGAGGTGGAGGTGGTCGGGGGCGTCTGGGTGCAGACGCCGGAGGCGGCCGCGGTGGCGCTGCTGTTCAGCTCGGCGCGCTCGCCGGAGGACGAGTGCTGGCTGCATGCGCTGGTCCGCCTGCGCCCCGGCCTGGCCGACGCGGTTCGTGAACGCGTGCTGCCGCTGGGCAGGCGTCCCGGCGCCGCCCACGCCAGACGGATGCTCGAGAGCTGGCGAGTCAGGATGTCGTGA